Within the Corynebacterium afermentans subsp. lipophilum genome, the region CGCCGGCAGGGTTGGTGCCGTACTGGCCGCCGGCAGGGTCGGTGCCGTACTGGCCGCCACCGTAGGGGTTTTCACCGTAGGGGTTCTGACCGTTCGGGTTCTGGCCGTTGTAAGGGGTGCTCATCACAATTCCTTTCGTTTCATTGCGGTGCACGCCACTTTACCGCCGGGGCTACCAGTCTCGCAGGAAGGCGATTCGCTCGCGTAACTGCTCAGCGTTGCACAGCGCGGTAGGCGGTCCGCCGCAGGCTTTGCGCACCTCAGTGTGTATCGCGCCGTGGGGCCGGCCGCTCTTACCAGCCGCGATGGCCACTCGGGCGTTGAGCTCCTTGCGCAGTGCGGGGATTTCGTCTGCGGCGGTTGCAGCTTCGCCGGCTGCCGCTTCCGCAGCCGGGGTAGGCTTTGCCGCCGGCTCGCCAAGAACCTCCGCCCGTTCGCGTGCCTTGCGTTCTTCGGCCCTGCGCGCCCGCTCTTCAGCGTCGCGCGCGTCCAGTTGGTCGCTTTGGCGCTTGGCCAAAAGGGTGCGCACCTGGTCGGCGTCAAGCAGGCCGGGCAGACCGAGGAAGTCCTGCTCCTCTGCAGAGCCGACTTGGGTAGGCGTGCCGTAGGTGGAGCCGTCGAAAATCAGCGAATCCAGCTCGGCGGAAGCGCCGATGGATTCGTAAGACGGCATATCGTCCGGCTCGGTTTGGGTGCGGTTGGCTTGCTCGAGCAACTCATCGGACCAGCCTGACTCCCGGTGGGGTTTACCCAGGACGTGGTCACGCGAGACCTCCATCTCCTCCGCCAGTCGCAGCAGCACCGGCACCGACGGCAGGAACACGGAAGCAGACTCGCCCGGCATACGGGAGCGCACGAAGCGGCCGATCGCCTGGGCGAAGAACAACGGAGTGGACGCTGAGGTGGCGTACACGCCCACGGACAACCGCGGCACGTCCACGCCCTCAGAGACCATGCGCACCGCCACCATCCACTCGTCGCGCGAGGCGGAGAACTCGTCGATGCGGTCGGACGCGCCCGGCTCGTCGGAAAGCACCACAGTAACTGGGGTGTTGGACAGCTTCTCCAGAATCTTTGCGTAGGCGCGGGCGGTGGTCTTGTTCGTGGCGATGACAAGGCCGCCAGCATCCGGCATGTTGGCGCGGATCTTCATCAACCTGGTGTGCGCGGCGGAAAGCACCGCGGCAATCCAGTCGCCCTTCGGGTCCAACGCGGTGCGCCAGGCGCGGGTGGTTTGCTCTGCGTTCAGCGGTTCCCCCAAGCGCGCGGAATACTCCTCGCCCGCCGAGTCCTTCCACTGTGCCTCGCCCGAGTACGCGAGGAAGACAACGGGGCGCACCACGCCGTCGGCAAGCGCATGCGAATAGCCGTAGGTGTAGTCGGCCTCTGAAACCAAGTGGCCTTCACCGTCCTCGACGTAACGCACAAACGGGATCTGCGAATCGTCAGAACGAAACGGCGTACCGGTCAGCGCCAGCCGGTGTTCGACATCGTTGTACGCCTCGTAGACGCCGTCGCCCCAGCTCTTGGCGTCGCCGGCGTGGTGGATCTCGTCCAAGATCACCAGCGTGCGACGTGCGGACGCCACAGCGTGGTGCTTGAAGGGGTGCATGCCCACCTGCGCGTAGGTGACCACAATGCCGTCGTAGGAGGCGTTGACGGCAGAGGAATTAGTGAAGTTCGGGTCCAAGGACAGCCCGAAACGCTTCGCCGCGTCGGACCACTGGTGCTTCAGGTGCTCCGTGGGCACGACCACGATGATGCGTTGGACAGTCTTGTCCTCTTTTAAACGCGAGGCCAGAGTCAGCGCGAAGGTGGTTTTGCCCGCACCTGGGGTTGCCACGGCCATGAAGTCGCGCGGCTTGTCGCGGAGAAACGAATCAAGGGCCTCCTGCTGCCATTTGCGCAGCTGGGGCCCAGAAGTCGCGGCGGTCACTTGCGGCGCAGCCCCTTGTAAATCCGTTCGCAGTCGGGGCACACCGGGGATCCCGGCTTGGCCTGCTTTTTCACCGGGAAAGTCTCGCCGCACAACGCCACCACCATTTTGCCGGAGATGGCGGAATCGACGATCTGGTCCTTCTTCACGTAGTGGAAAAACTTGGGCGTGCCGTCGTCTGTGGTCGACGAGGTGTCTTCCCTGAGGTCCGGGCGCTCGAGCGTCTTCGTCGTCGTATTCACGGCATCCATCATGCCCCAATTCGGGCGAGAGGTTAAGCCGGAGGGCTAACCTCAAGGTTCATGAGCGCCAACGAACAGCCATCCACTGAGCGCGCCTCCCGCCGCTTCCGCCGGGGCAGGAAATCCCGCGCGCTGATCACGGATGCTTCCTACACTCCCGAGCAGAATAGGCAGTCGCGCGAGAAGCAGTACGCCGTCTTGCAGGGGTTGCGCTTGCCATTCATTGTCGCGGCAGTGGCTGCGGCGTGGGCTCATTGGTGGGTACTCGCCGGCATTTTCTTCGTGGTCTCTGTCCCGTTGCCGTGGATTGCTGTGGTGCGAGGAAACGCACAGGGCGAGGTACGGGATACCCGCCAGAAGAACGTGTACAAGCCTGCCGTGGCACGCCAGGAGCAGCAGATGTTGGCGCAGCAGCAGCGCACGGCGCTGGATTCGGCCGAGGCGGATCGCGGCAGCTCCCCCGCTATCATCGACCACGACGAATAAGCCCCCTTCGCACTGCAGGAGTCGCGCGTGATTGCACCAGAACCTCTCTCCCCTAACTTTCCCGCAGTTGCCCAGGCGCTCGCCCAAGAACTCGACGCGGCGGGTTTCAGCGCCGACGGCATCGCGGCCCACCTTGGGCCGGAGGCCACCGAGGCGCTATACCGCCGCGAGCCGGGGGTTGTTTTAGCGGCATGTTGCGACGACGCGCGCCTGTCGCGCCTGATCCGGTTCTTCGTGCTGCGTCGCCCCGCAACAGCAGAGGCGTTGGGCGAGATGCTCACCCCGAAGCTTGCGCTTTCGCTTATCGACGACCACTTGGTGCTGCCCGTGCCAGACTCATCCACCTACCGTATTGCCGTCGAGGTACGTCCCCACGTCGTGGCCGGCACACCGCGGTTGGTGCTGTCCGATCTGGATGCCTCAATGACTGAGCACGTCCCGGGCCGCGACCACGTCCTCGGTGTCGGCTCGGCCTCACTGTCCTTGCTGTCGGCCACACCGTGCACGCCCGTGGATTCCGTGCTGGATTTGGGGACTGGCTCCGGCGTCCAAGCCCTTGCGCAAGCGGACACCGCCACCCACGTGGTGGCCACGGATGTACACGCCCGGGCACTGGAGTTCGCCGAGGCAACGCTGCGGGCGAACGGGGTGGACAACGTGGAGTTGCGCCAAGGCGAATGGTTTAAGCCGGTCCAGGGCGAGCTGTTTGACCGGATCGTGGCTAACCCTCCCTTTGTGGTGGGTCTGCCCGAAGTTGGCCATGTTTACCGCGATTCCGGCTTGGACCTCGACGGCGCCACCGAGCTGGTGCTCAACCAAGCACCGGAGCACCTTGCCGAGGGCGGCCGCGCCTTCATCCTCGGTTCCTGGGTGCATGTGCTTGACCAGCCCTGGCAGTCCCGGGTCGCGTCGTGGTTGCCTTCCCACGGCGTGAGCGCCTGGGTGCTGCAGCGCGATGTGGTCGATCCCGGTATGTATGTCTCCACATGGCTGCGCGACGAGTCCATCGACCCGCGTTCGGACGAAGGCGTCGCACGCACGGTGCAGTGGCTCGACCACCTCGCCGGCAACGACGTCCACGCAGTGGGCTTCGGCTGGATACTTTTGGAAGACATCGGCGACGCTCCCAGCGAGATCACCTGCGAGGAACTCTCCCAGCCGTTTACAGACCCGCTCGGCCCGGAAGCCGAAGAGTACTTCACCCGCACCGCGTGGCTGCGAGGGAAGGACCGCGAGGACATCCTCGACGCCAACTACGTGGTTCGGCCGACCGTGGCGCTGGAAGACATCAAGCTCGCGGACACCGAACTCGGCATGGGGTTCGCGGACGAAACACTGCGGATCACCCGCACTGACGGGCCGCGGTTTTCCCACACCATCGATGCCGGCATCCTCTCGCTGATCTCCGGACTGCACCCGAACGGCTTGCCGCTGCGCGACGTGGTTGGCCTGTATGCGGCTTCGCGCGGGACGGGGCAACCGGAGGACGTCGAAAAGCTTGAGGCTGAAGCCGCAAAAGCTGTAGTTGACCTCGTGCGCCACGGGCTGGTTCTGCCCGCAGAGATCGCGCAACTTACTCACCTCTAGACAGAACGGAGCATCAATGAAGGCTGTACTCACGCGCGTGACTAGCGCGTCGGTGACCGTGGACGGAGAAACCGTCGGAGCGATCGACTGCCCCGACACCGGCGGGATCCTCGCCCTTGTAGGCGCGGGCCGCGAGGACGCGGACGATGCGTGGGAGACGGTGGCGCGCAAGATCGCAGAGCTGCGCATCCTCGACGGCGAGCGGTCGGTGGAAGACGCTGGCGCACCGGTATTGCTGGTCAGCCAGTTCACGTTGATGGGCCGCACCGCGAAAGGCCGGCGTCCGTCCTGGAGCGACGCGGCACCCGGCGATGCAGCGGAACCGGTCATCGGCGCTATCGCCGAAGCACTTCGCTCGCGCGGAATCCACGTTGAAGAGGGACAGTTTGGCGCGCACATGCAGGTCGCGAGCGTCAACGATGGGCCTTTTACCGTCCTTGTAGAAGCGTGATCTGAATATATTTCAAGCGGGCGGGAACACCACACGACAGCCAAGCGTTTCCCATCTAGACTGCCCAGCTGTCCCCCAGCTTTTCCACCTAGTCCGAGGAGGCGTTGCCACATGACCCAACCGGATCATGCTGCACAGGGAACTCAAGAATCCGGGGAGACCGTCGACCGCGGTAGCCGACGGAACCAGACCAACGACAACCCTTCTGCGGACCTCGTCCGCGTCTACCTCAACGGCATCGGCAAGACTGCCCTGCTCAACGCTGAGGAAGAGGTTGAACTCGCTCAACAAATCGAGGTCGGCCTGTACGCGCAGCGCCTTTTGGACGATCCGGAGGTGAAGCTGACTCGCGCGAAGAAGCGTGACTTGAAGATTCTGGCCAAGGAAGGCCGCAAGGCCCGCGCCCACCTGCTTGAGGCAAACCTGCGCCTCGTGGTGTCCCTGGCCAAGCGCTACACCGGCCGCGGCATGCCGCTTTTGGACCTGATCCAGGAGGGCAACCTGGGCCTCATCCGCGCAATGGAGAAGTTCGACTACTCCAAGGGCTTCAAGTTCTCCACTTACGCCACATGGTGGATCCGCCAGGCGATTACGCGTGGCATGGCGGACCAGTCCCGCACGATCCGCCTCCCAGTCCATCTGGTGGAGCAGGTGAACAAACTCTCCCGCATCCGCCGCGAGATGTACCAGTCTCTGGGCCGCGAGCCCACGAACGAGGAGCTTGCGGAAGAATCCGGCATCGAGGAGTCCAAGATTGAGATGCTGCTGCGCCAGTCGCGGGACCCGGTGAGCTTGGACATGCCGGTCGGCGCGGATGAGGAAGCACCGTTGGGCGACTTCATCGAGGATGCCGAGGCCACCGATGCCGAGGACGCGGTGGTGACCACACTGCGCCACGACGATATCGAGGACATCATCAACGGCCTCGAGCAGCGCGAGCAGGACGTCATTCGCATGCGCTATGGCCTGACCGACGGTGTGCCGCGCACTTTGGACCAGATCGGCCGCCAGTTCGGGCTGTCGCGCGAGCGCGTCCGCCAGATCGAGCGTGAAGTGATGGCAAAGCTGCGCGCCGGCGAACGCGCCGACCGCCTGCGCGATTACGCGCTCTAAGCGGCACTGCGCTCCGCAGTTTTCAGCCCAGCACCCTGTTTCAGGTTCACCGGTACAGCCACAGGTGCTGGGCTAAAGTATTGCCACATGGTTTTCGGACCTCTAACCAGTACCGCGATTGGAAGGGAGCATCACAGTGCGTGATCTCGTTGACACCACAGAGATGTATCTGCGCACCGTCTACGAACTGGAAGAGGAAGGTATTACGCCGCTGCGCGCGCGAATCGCGGAGCGCCTCGAGCAGTCTGGGCCGACCGTCTCGCAGACGGTGGCGCGCATGGAGCGCGACGGTCTGATGGTGGTTGAACACGACCGTTCCCTGTCGTTGACTGAGGAGGGGCGCCGGCGCGCGACCGCCGTGATGCGCAAGCACCGTCTCGCGGAGCGTTTGCTTACCGACGTACTGAAGATGGACCTCGCCCAGGTCCACGAGGAGGCGTGCCGGTGGGAGCACGTGATGAGTGAAGAGGTGGAGCGCCGGGTCGTCGCGGTGCTTGACAACGCTGACCGCTCCCCTTTCGGCAACCCGATCCCCGCCCTCGCCGAGCTCGGCACAAGCGCCGGCACGGCTGAGCAAGTGGGCACCCGGGCCAGCGATCTGCGCCTGAAAGAACCGGCGCGCGCGAAGGTGGTGCAGATCAGCGAGATCTTGCAGGACGGAGCGTTGCCGAAATCCGCGGGCCAGCTTGTGGGACAAACGGTGGCTCTGCACCCACTGGAGGACGGCTCGCTGGAGGTCTCCACCGGTGAGGGTGAGACTTTCGTGCTCACCGCAGATGTCTCGCACGCCCTGCGCGTGGAGCTTCAGGGCTAACAAGACTGAGAGACTCACCAGCACGGAAAGGACTTCCATGAAGCTTGTTGTCACCGGCGGCGCCGGCTATGTGGGCAGCGTGTGCGCTGCCACCCTGCTTGAGGCGGGACACGAGGTGATCGTCGTGGACGATCTGTCTACCGGTAACCGCTACGCCGTTCCGGAAGCTGCCACGTTTGTCGAAGGCAAGATTCAAGATGTCATCGACGACGTGCTCGCCACCGACGGCGGCGCACCGGTGGACGGTGTGTTGCACTTTGCGGCGAAGTCTCTTGTCGGCGAGTCCATGGAAGACCCCGCCAAGTATTGGCACGGCAACCTCGACGTGTCGTTGGCGCTGCTCGATTCCATGCGCCGCCACGACGTGAGGTCGTTGGTTTTCTCTTCCACCGCGGCCACGTACGGCGAGCCGGATGTCGTGCCGATTACCGAATACGCACCGACCCGGCCGACGAACCCGTACGGTGCCACGAAGTTGGCTATCGACTACGCCATTACGTCTTATTGCAACGCCTACGGCCTGGGTGCTACTAGCCTGCGCTACTTCAACGTCGCCGGCGCTTACGAAGGTATCGGTGAAAACCACATTACCGAAACGCACCTGATCCCCATCGTGCTGCAGGTGGCGATGGGCTACCGCGACAAAATCATGATGTACGGCGACGACTGGCCGACAAAGGACGGCACGTGCGTGCGCGATTACATCCACATCCGGGATCTCGCGGACGCGCACGTGCTCGCACTCCAAGCCAATTCCCCCGGCACGCACCAGATCTATAACTTGGGCTCCGGCGACGGGTACTCCGTGCGCGAGGTGGTCGAGGTCTGCCGCGAGGTCACCGGCCACCCGATCCCGGCAGAGGTTGCTCCGCGCCGAGCCGGCGACCCGGCGACGCTGATCGCCTCCTCGGAGAAAATCCGCGCCGCCCTCGGTTGGAACCCGACGCGGACGGATCTGCACACCATCGTGCAGGACGCCTGGGAGTTCACCCGCCAGCTCGGCGACCGGTCGCACTCCGCGCGCTAAACACGCAACATCGCCCCTCGTCTTGGGGCGGGTTCACCCATCCAGCTCCCTCCAGGTGTCCAGGCACCCTTTGCGGCACAGTTCGAGCACCTTTTGGCCCTGTCCGATGTCCATCACACCGCTGAGCAGTGCGGACAAGTTGTGCCCCGGCAGCTCATCTTCGGCGCACGCCAGCGCTGTGCTGGCCCAGCCGATGAGCCCTTGGGACAGGGCGACCATGCCCCACAAACACAACGCGTTCGCTCTGATCTCCCCGCTGAAGTTGCGCGCGATTGTCAAAAATACTGCTCCGGCCGCCCGCGGGCGATTCAACGCATCGCCGATGAGAAAATCGCGCAGCCTTCCCCCGGTCAGCATGGCCGCGACAAGCTCGACGTCATCCAGGCTGGTGAACACATCGTCGACGATCAGGCTGCCGTCGGTGTCGATCAGGCGAGCGTCTGGCGCGGCTTCGTACACACCGCACGCTTGAGTGATCTGCTCGCGCGCGGCTTGCGGGTCCGTTCGCACAAGAGTAAACAGTTCCGCTCCGCGCCTGTACGCACTGGGCGCTAAGGTCTCGCCCACCTCGACATCTGGCGCGAATACCGGCTCGAAGTGGCCGAAGACGTCGCTTTTGTGCAGTTCCGGAAGCACTCCGTGGTCGATGAGCGGGCGCATCGGTTCTGCGGCTGCCACTGATGTCACGGTGCCCTGCTCATAGGCTGCGCCCCAGTCCCATACCGCATCCGCGGTATCCGGGTCGGGCCCGAACAGCAGCTGGTAGTGCGTGCCGTCGGCGATTTCAGAGACGATCCAGCAGGCTTCGACGATCTCGCCGAAGGCGTCCGCCGCCATTCGCAACCCCTCCGCAGCTACCGCAACCATCTGCGATTCCGGCACCCGCGTCACAATCACGGCAAAGGTGGCCACATGGCGGACGAGTGGGATGCGCTGCAGCGCGCGTTGGATGCTCTCGGTGTTTCCCACATCGGCGTCGAGGTAGGCGCCAATTTCCAGAGTCGGAGTAGCCCCTGGCGGGCTATATGCGTTGATGAGCACCACTGCCTCATTTGGGAAGTAGCCCAATGCGGCTGGGATGGAAGCGATCAGTTGCGCCGGTGAGCGGAGGAGATCCGCGCTCGGATACGGGGTGATCGGACTGGTCGGGTGGTTTGTTTCGTGCGGTTGTGGCTGAATATCCATAACTGTTAGACGCTCGCAACCGCGCGCCGGTTCCATGTGCGGACGAAGTTTTCTCAACGCAACTTGGTACGCAACCCTTACGGCCGTGGTGCCACCTTTCGGTTGCTGGTCGGGCACAATGGAATATTCCGCGACACCAACCGTTGTGTTGGTGGAGCACAACAGCCGTCAAGGCGAACAACATCAGGAGGCCGAGGACCATGACGCAGGAACGTCGCATGTACGAACTTGAGTACCCAGCCCCGCAGGTGAGCGGGGAGTCGCAGAACGGCCCTGCCCTTATCGTCGCCATGCATGGTTACGCCGATGCGGGCCACGCCGTCGAGTCTGCAGCGGACCACCTCAAGGCCGCGCTGGAGTCGAGAACGGTGGCGACGTTTAGCAACGATGAGCTGATTGATTACCGCTCCCGGCGGCCAACGGTGACGTTAGCGCACGCTGAAATTACTGATGTTGCGGATTTGCAGCTGGACATGCGCGTTGTGCGCGACGGCAACGGCCAGTCTTTCCTCCTGCTTTCCGGTCCGGAGCCGGACCTGCGCTGGGAAGCGTTTAGTAGTGCGGTGGCGGATCTCGCCGACCAGTTCGACGTGAGCAAGACCATCTGCCTGTACGCGGCTCCGATGGGCGCCCCGCACACACGCCCGCTGGTGGTTTCCGCCCACGGCAACGACCGCGAGTTGGTCGGCTCCATGTTCACCTTCGACGGGATGGTCAGCGTGCCGGGCTCTGCTTCGGTCTTCATCGAGCGGGAGCTGCACAAGCGCGGCCGCCCTGTTGCCGGATACACCGCGCACGTGCCGCACTACGTGGCCGCCTCGCCGTACCCGCACGCGACGTTCCAGCTGCTGCAGTCCGTGGAAGATTCCACGAAGCTGCAGTTTCCGCTGCGCTCCCTCGAGTCGGATATGCGGCGAGTGTCGCAGCAGCTCGCGGAGCAGACACACAACTCGGATGAGATCACGAACGTCGTGCAGGCTTTGGAGGAGCACTACGACCGTGAGATGCAGGAGTACCGCGACCGCCACCCACAGGCGATGATGCCGGGCGAGGCGCAGATGCCCAGCGGCGAGGAAATCAGCGAAGCGTTTGAGAACTACCTCACCGCCATCGAGGACCGGGACCGCAACGAGCAGCGCAGCCTCCCCCACAGCGAGGAGACTGATCAGCGTTTGCGCGATCATTTCTTCATCGATCCGTCTGCGCCCGAGCGTTCGCGTGACGACGACCAAGGGGATTTCCCCGGTGACGACACTCCCGACGGGGACGGCGACGACCCCCGTTAGTGTGTCGGCCGGTCGGCTACGGTGAATGCTGTGATGCTGACCGATTTGCTTGAAGATATTGCGCAGGCCCCCGAATCGCTGTTCGAGGATGCCGTGTGGGACTCGTTCAACTCGTGGACGACCTCCCGCGGCATCTCGCTGTATCCGGCGCAGGAGGAGGCATCGCTCGCGCTG harbors:
- a CDS encoding DEAD/DEAH box helicase — its product is MTAATSGPQLRKWQQEALDSFLRDKPRDFMAVATPGAGKTTFALTLASRLKEDKTVQRIIVVVPTEHLKHQWSDAAKRFGLSLDPNFTNSSAVNASYDGIVVTYAQVGMHPFKHHAVASARRTLVILDEIHHAGDAKSWGDGVYEAYNDVEHRLALTGTPFRSDDSQIPFVRYVEDGEGHLVSEADYTYGYSHALADGVVRPVVFLAYSGEAQWKDSAGEEYSARLGEPLNAEQTTRAWRTALDPKGDWIAAVLSAAHTRLMKIRANMPDAGGLVIATNKTTARAYAKILEKLSNTPVTVVLSDEPGASDRIDEFSASRDEWMVAVRMVSEGVDVPRLSVGVYATSASTPLFFAQAIGRFVRSRMPGESASVFLPSVPVLLRLAEEMEVSRDHVLGKPHRESGWSDELLEQANRTQTEPDDMPSYESIGASAELDSLIFDGSTYGTPTQVGSAEEQDFLGLPGLLDADQVRTLLAKRQSDQLDARDAEERARRAEERKARERAEVLGEPAAKPTPAAEAAAGEAATAADEIPALRKELNARVAIAAGKSGRPHGAIHTEVRKACGGPPTALCNAEQLRERIAFLRDW
- a CDS encoding DUF3039 domain-containing protein, with translation MDAVNTTTKTLERPDLREDTSSTTDDGTPKFFHYVKKDQIVDSAISGKMVVALCGETFPVKKQAKPGSPVCPDCERIYKGLRRK
- a CDS encoding DUF3099 domain-containing protein, translated to MSANEQPSTERASRRFRRGRKSRALITDASYTPEQNRQSREKQYAVLQGLRLPFIVAAVAAAWAHWWVLAGIFFVVSVPLPWIAVVRGNAQGEVRDTRQKNVYKPAVARQEQQMLAQQQRTALDSAEADRGSSPAIIDHDE
- a CDS encoding DUF7782 domain-containing protein, with the protein product MIAPEPLSPNFPAVAQALAQELDAAGFSADGIAAHLGPEATEALYRREPGVVLAACCDDARLSRLIRFFVLRRPATAEALGEMLTPKLALSLIDDHLVLPVPDSSTYRIAVEVRPHVVAGTPRLVLSDLDASMTEHVPGRDHVLGVGSASLSLLSATPCTPVDSVLDLGTGSGVQALAQADTATHVVATDVHARALEFAEATLRANGVDNVELRQGEWFKPVQGELFDRIVANPPFVVGLPEVGHVYRDSGLDLDGATELVLNQAPEHLAEGGRAFILGSWVHVLDQPWQSRVASWLPSHGVSAWVLQRDVVDPGMYVSTWLRDESIDPRSDEGVARTVQWLDHLAGNDVHAVGFGWILLEDIGDAPSEITCEELSQPFTDPLGPEAEEYFTRTAWLRGKDREDILDANYVVRPTVALEDIKLADTELGMGFADETLRITRTDGPRFSHTIDAGILSLISGLHPNGLPLRDVVGLYAASRGTGQPEDVEKLEAEAAKAVVDLVRHGLVLPAEIAQLTHL
- the dtd gene encoding D-aminoacyl-tRNA deacylase — translated: MKAVLTRVTSASVTVDGETVGAIDCPDTGGILALVGAGREDADDAWETVARKIAELRILDGERSVEDAGAPVLLVSQFTLMGRTAKGRRPSWSDAAPGDAAEPVIGAIAEALRSRGIHVEEGQFGAHMQVASVNDGPFTVLVEA
- a CDS encoding sigma-70 family RNA polymerase sigma factor, with protein sequence MTQPDHAAQGTQESGETVDRGSRRNQTNDNPSADLVRVYLNGIGKTALLNAEEEVELAQQIEVGLYAQRLLDDPEVKLTRAKKRDLKILAKEGRKARAHLLEANLRLVVSLAKRYTGRGMPLLDLIQEGNLGLIRAMEKFDYSKGFKFSTYATWWIRQAITRGMADQSRTIRLPVHLVEQVNKLSRIRREMYQSLGREPTNEELAEESGIEESKIEMLLRQSRDPVSLDMPVGADEEAPLGDFIEDAEATDAEDAVVTTLRHDDIEDIINGLEQREQDVIRMRYGLTDGVPRTLDQIGRQFGLSRERVRQIEREVMAKLRAGERADRLRDYAL
- a CDS encoding metal-dependent transcriptional regulator; the encoded protein is MRDLVDTTEMYLRTVYELEEEGITPLRARIAERLEQSGPTVSQTVARMERDGLMVVEHDRSLSLTEEGRRRATAVMRKHRLAERLLTDVLKMDLAQVHEEACRWEHVMSEEVERRVVAVLDNADRSPFGNPIPALAELGTSAGTAEQVGTRASDLRLKEPARAKVVQISEILQDGALPKSAGQLVGQTVALHPLEDGSLEVSTGEGETFVLTADVSHALRVELQG
- the galE gene encoding UDP-glucose 4-epimerase GalE, coding for MKLVVTGGAGYVGSVCAATLLEAGHEVIVVDDLSTGNRYAVPEAATFVEGKIQDVIDDVLATDGGAPVDGVLHFAAKSLVGESMEDPAKYWHGNLDVSLALLDSMRRHDVRSLVFSSTAATYGEPDVVPITEYAPTRPTNPYGATKLAIDYAITSYCNAYGLGATSLRYFNVAGAYEGIGENHITETHLIPIVLQVAMGYRDKIMMYGDDWPTKDGTCVRDYIHIRDLADAHVLALQANSPGTHQIYNLGSGDGYSVREVVEVCREVTGHPIPAEVAPRRAGDPATLIASSEKIRAALGWNPTRTDLHTIVQDAWEFTRQLGDRSHSAR
- a CDS encoding DUF4192 domain-containing protein; amino-acid sequence: MDIQPQPHETNHPTSPITPYPSADLLRSPAQLIASIPAALGYFPNEAVVLINAYSPPGATPTLEIGAYLDADVGNTESIQRALQRIPLVRHVATFAVIVTRVPESQMVAVAAEGLRMAADAFGEIVEACWIVSEIADGTHYQLLFGPDPDTADAVWDWGAAYEQGTVTSVAAAEPMRPLIDHGVLPELHKSDVFGHFEPVFAPDVEVGETLAPSAYRRGAELFTLVRTDPQAAREQITQACGVYEAAPDARLIDTDGSLIVDDVFTSLDDVELVAAMLTGGRLRDFLIGDALNRPRAAGAVFLTIARNFSGEIRANALCLWGMVALSQGLIGWASTALACAEDELPGHNLSALLSGVMDIGQGQKVLELCRKGCLDTWRELDG
- a CDS encoding PAC2 family protein: MTQERRMYELEYPAPQVSGESQNGPALIVAMHGYADAGHAVESAADHLKAALESRTVATFSNDELIDYRSRRPTVTLAHAEITDVADLQLDMRVVRDGNGQSFLLLSGPEPDLRWEAFSSAVADLADQFDVSKTICLYAAPMGAPHTRPLVVSAHGNDRELVGSMFTFDGMVSVPGSASVFIERELHKRGRPVAGYTAHVPHYVAASPYPHATFQLLQSVEDSTKLQFPLRSLESDMRRVSQQLAEQTHNSDEITNVVQALEEHYDREMQEYRDRHPQAMMPGEAQMPSGEEISEAFENYLTAIEDRDRNEQRSLPHSEETDQRLRDHFFIDPSAPERSRDDDQGDFPGDDTPDGDGDDPR